TTCAACGAAAATTTCGAagtaataatgataataaatcaaaaaatttcaaaaacaaatccAGGATGCCACTCGAGAAATCCACAAAACAAGTATCATCAACACACACAAAAATGAATAACATACCATGATACTGGCACTTCCTAAGCAAAGTTTCCAATAACTTCAAGCAAATCGGGTCATCATCAACAGCAAGAACACGTAGGCCCGCTGGAAACTTATCAGAATTTTCATTGTCAAGAACGATTTTCTCCACGATCATTTTGTACACCCCACAAAAATCGAAGAACCCAGATGAGAAAAACGCAGATCAAACCCTAAAGATAGGATCTTGGACACAACAGTCACTTTCTTGAACACCCAACACAAGACCCAGATGCCAAAAAGGCTTCCtctaaaacaaaaaattcacaATAATCGGGAAAAATCAAAACAGAAACACAAAGTACACCATGAGTCTGTGTAAAGAGAGAGGGAGACGAGGGAAAAGACTTAGTTCAAGAAAGTAAAAGCCGTACGTGTTGACAACGATGGTAAAAGGTTCCAAGTTTGCAACACAACAAGGAACCAAATCGTATAACAATTTTCACTACTTTCTTCCCCACTTCCTATAGTACCAGGCATTATTAAAAATGACAAAGGGTTAATGTgttacatatattaatattttacctgtgcgaaatattattttatgtaattaaaaatgaaaaataataagtaataatatttgaataagtatttaaaattattaatataatataaaaaatgaaaaataataagaaataatatttgaataagtatttaaaattattaatataatataaaaaatatattataaaaaattattatataaaaaaattatgtctttTGAGATAATACTCAAGTGAGGACAATAATTTTATCTCATTaaattaacatattttttaattgaatagaattgttattaataaaatgaatagaaaaatatttaaaaaccatatattatttttcatcgaaatttaaatgataaataaatgtttttcaaaaagtcaaaaaaattgtcatttacaagatgaataaattttgattattatttttaattattttcgttgatatgttaaaaatatttatattaaagttatGAACAATCGATATATCAAAAATTAACGACAAcactttttaaaaaagttaaaaatgtgatattatataaaaaaaattatattttatttaatacgaTAGAGAgtgataataattaaatatataaaagtaacacaaaattataactaaaattaaataaactgatataatcaatgcaaacacgtaatttatttatatttttaagggacatcaaattcaaattttaattttaaaaaaattaaaattttcatatttaattatgtatttacatcttatttgtttttaaatattaatatggtAGGTAAATTCATTAATACTGATAAACATTTCATTTTGTAGCATTTTATTTTTggctgaaaattttcaaatatggaaaaaaaaactcTATTCTTATACAGATATAAATAGAGAGTATATAACTAAATATATTTACATTTTTTgataactaaatatataaaggtaactcaaaattcaaaattataacctaaattaaattaaatgatatAACCAATATAGACattaaaatctatatttttaaaggacatcaaattcaaatatgaatttaaagaaaaaattgaaaagactTCACATTTAATAACACTTTTATTCctatttgttttcaaatatttaatatgatatattaatatattaatactaataaatatttctttttataacAATTTTTTGTCGCAAACTTTTCAAATACGACAAAAACTCTATTAAGAAACCGTTTAACGGATCCAATCCAACCCATTCATGATATGAATTGAGACAACTCATCTCACAGATATAAATTCATGTAAACGTCCTATATGAAACTTACTAATATATTGTATATAAACATGGATATAGATACATACAAATGTGTATATGTGCGTGCCTAAGTGAGTGTGAATAGTGGAGCTTTATGGTGTCAAATAATGGAGCTTTCTTTATAttctttttttctctttctCAACTCATATAAAGCCAGAAGCATGCAATTTTGGACACCGTACACACCACACTTTGTTAAAGAAATCCTGACCATCGATTCTTGAATCCAATTAATtctgtataaaatataaatcggGAGAAATTCTATATTTAAatcttatataaattataacataatcattaaattatttggttgtttccttttcttttttcagtTGGTGAGTAATTTATTGCATGCGAGTAATATGCAGGACCAGAGCATGTATTCATATACATCTAACCATGAATAGTgtggataaaatatttatcctaTACAACATTTATGCAACACAAAATTTCACTTTGAGTTCGATCTGTGTTGTGGTCGACCAGAACTGTGGTATTAATCTACTCAGTTCAGACCAAATCAACGAAGAATATTTGACTCACCAGACCGAACTCAATCTAAAATTTTGTATTacatcaaacatagataaatcTCAGTCATATCTATCATGTATCATTtgtacaaaataattttattcgtTTCAtgaatcttttaatttttggacTACAATCCATGCAATGGATCTAAGAGAAGaacaattttcaagaaaaatgtgCGCAATATATTGAAATAACCGTTACTATGTAATAAGataaagtttaataaaatataCTTCTTTCATCTTATATATTTAGaattatttattaaagattAAGAAAAGAATTCAAAAAACAAGTTTTATAGAGTaacttcatattttattattatttaatgaatgCATTAATATGATAAAACTTATTGGAAATAACTAATATAATTAATGTATTAAGTTATATTGGTAAAATAATAGAGaaaaaattaattctttattcgtctcaaatatatatttgtttgtttttcacaCAGATTAAGAAATCATCAGAAATCAAATGTACGTGCAAACTTCtcattttattcttatttaattcattcaaaaaatgattttacgTTTTTCAAGACTTAATAATAGGGATATATTAATAAAACCAAGAAACAATACAACTACATATAGAAATttgactatatatttgagactgagaaaaagaaaggaaaCCTACATAATTTGGTTGGAGATAATACTAAATAAAGATATTAGACAATATATTAGACATGGCGAGATTAatttaagtaataaattatgatattatacTAGATGCAGTATATACTGGTtcaatagaaaaatatatatgagaattaattttcttatttttttattaattttttttaaggctTATGTCACATTCCATGATAAGCCAAATCGCAACTCACAAATCTTTGACTCAAGCACTAAACATTGTTTAGTGTATAAAAGGTCGAATCAAATCATAAAGGAAAATTTCCCACCTCATTGTGATATTATATGAACCTATCTGTATTCTGCATATACCACCACCATgttatgaaaataatataaagtatATTGAAGATGTAAATTCTTTGTATCATGTCGATTCATTTGAAACGAGATATCGAGTTTGAGTCTTGTGAATGAAAACGAGAATTGTGTGAGCTTTCTCTACGATGATCTGAGAATTAATTAGAAGAATAGGGTTGATAACAAAGAAGAATTTGGAAAATCCTATAATTTcacatattatttaaaatattgatcataaaattatatattttatcgtTCATATTTCAAATCTTGATTCTGCAAAGTATATAATAAGtagtattattttataattaatgtaGTATTCATTTAATTATacaattaaattatgaaaatttacgTCATGATTGTTATTGTGAAAGTGTATTTATTGATAACCATGGCTAATTGGCTGCAGAGAGAGAGACGGGAGATATATCAATATTAATGGTTGAATTTTAATTCCGACCATAGCAAGAGAAAGTAAATTAAATCACCCGAACGGGGTTCAACCACTGTCTCTGGCGCACCACGTTCCGAAACGGGATGTTCATATGGCACGATGGCTGTCATGTGGTTGGTTGCAATGACATAAGAGTTTCAAGCTTTCCATATTCAAAGACAGAGTTACAAAACCAATCAAGATAACATCATAAACGGCCTGCTGATTCTGTCCCCTTCTTTTCGCGACATAGTTATCAACAAAATGGTACCTGGGATTGAAATGAAAATCCGGATGTGGTGATACCGTCTTGTACAAGCTGCGGATGCTCGCCGAGGTACTTGTATGCCGCCACTTTATTTTTCAAACTAGATGTTCCCAAGTTTAAGACATTTAGCAGTTCGACCATCGAACGCATTGGACGGTGTCACATGATACACATCAGCGAATTTCGTGCCTCCTTCCGCTCGAGATCTTATGATATATTCGTTGCCTGGTGTCCGAGGAATGTTGGGCTTGTCCATGGCCCATACCCAGCTTTGATCCTCCCTCTTGACATCAGATTCCATCTCGCATGATATATCAGGCTTCCACCGCCTTGCTATATCACACGTCAAAGGCTGTTCATTGATTGTTTCTCGTCTTTCCTCCTTTGAGGGGAAAAGCCTCCACTTTGAACATGAGGCGCACTGGACTGTGTATGCCCTGACAGATTCCCAGACCTTTTTTGCCGAGCTGCTTGAACTTTGTTCCATTTCGAGAACTGCCAATAAAAAGGGaacaaaatttttaagtgtCTGTGTGACGATTCACACAAGCAATAACCTACGAATATAGATATTTTTGGAAAACTGTTTATCAAAAAGGTGTTACTGATACATGTTCAATGCAAATACTTCCTGTGGGAAATCTTCAAATAGCTTTTTTCTAGTTCCTTTTTTTTCCTGAATAAATTTCAAGTGTGGTAGCAAGTGACAACCTCTTTCAAGGAATATCTCAGCCAAAAGCTTTACTTATTGGAGTTCATTAAGACCTTGCTCAATACATCGAAAATCGACGAATATGGTATAGCTTTTTGCAGTAGTAACATAAAAACATCAGATGGAAATATATCGTCGATGAACAAAGGTTCATATGGACAATCGTTTTCATCGTTTTTATCGACAACACATTGCTTTATCATACTACAAAGGACAGTTTCTAGTGAAGCAACAGCAAGCACAAGCAAATAAACAAGCCTGGATTACCAAGAAGTTCTTGAAAACTTTATAACGACCAAATAAAAAACATAGATTCGGAGGCTTACggtttttgaataattttttaaaatttcaaggaCTTGACGATTTTGTAGATGCTCAAGAATATTGAAAATGTTGCTACGGTAGTACTGTATGGTAAAACAAAGAACAGTTTGAATACCAATTAAACCCTTGCCCAAGTAAAGAAAAGACTTCACGAACTGAATCTACAACATGCCAAGACAAGGATAAGCCAACTCAATCACAAAAAACAAAGACAATACAAGTATACAACTACAGCCTTGTGGCCACTTAAAAGCATGTTGCCATGCATCATTCAAATGaagtaaattttgaaataagacagaagtatgattattttctaaacTTGCAATAAATATTACATAATATCAAAGATCAAAGTTAATTAAAAAGTTTTGGTCAAGACATCAAATAGTACTGCAAAGAATTCAAACATAAAGGCAAACTAGATCATGAAACTTCAGAAGTGCTCACATAAAAAACTGGAAAACACTAAATTGTCACTCATATATTAGTTGAATTACCACGCTCATGAATAACTTAAGAAGGCTGATTGCTGAACATTGAAGAAAGCAAAAGGCTAACATAAAAATAGAACGTAAAAAGTGCTCGTATATCCAATAGGAGTGGTTTGTAGTAGTCGATGGTAAAAGTTGCGATAACTGCCCGTAGGTGTTCATCAACTGAAGTGTTTTCAACCGGCCGTGCAAAAACTCAAGTAACGGGACCGGCCGATACTAAAGCTTTAGGTTAGTGTATATGTAATGATATACAACCATGCGCTGATGCATGTACGTGTCACATTAATATTTTCTAATGTGATCATGTGAGTATTCTTaagaaataagattaaaagccaaaaaaattaagaattcaAAGTTGCtccaaaacaaattttaaaatattttgtgaacCAAAACCTACATTGGAATCCAATTTAATTGACCAAAAAATTTATATCCACTCAAACATACTATAATTTCCGTGCATAGGATTTCTCGTATGATACAACGAGAAGTAGGAGAGACAATACTTGGATGAATGAAATGAAGTAAACTTGGGAAATCGTTGATCATTgaaaaattacattatttttcaatgattaaaaaaatagaagaattCAAACAATATTTTAACCATATGTTAGAATCGCCGAGTATCATGGTTCTCTAGCAAGCATAAACAtgagtaaaaataaatattccaaGCTCTAATAATGGAATTAATAGGTGTTTTAGACCTAAGATGGTGAGATTTATAGATTAATTACATCTTATTTGATTCTAATTTGTGGTGGCTAGCTAGGTTGAATATTTTTGAAGCGTGATCCATGATGGAGGAGTTATTAACCATCTCAGCACGTGAAATAATTATCATTATACATATAAACTATGTACGTAATAACCTCGTGTCAGATAAGTTATAAACCCTAACATCGATATGCTCTATTTGTTTGATCctaaaaactttattttttatatataacatTTAAGTTTGAATAATTGATTGTGATAGTTCCCTCATATTTCATCATcctttacatattattttagtattcttttcttttaaacaagaaaatgtttatttatttttccactctaaaataaacatatatgcCTCTCGAAGCATCTAAGTGAGAATAAAACCATTGATTCCTTTCATGCTTGAAAACAACATTGAAAATTAATTGAAACTAAACCAAATTAAAGGCTTATCCTTCATTGCTGTAGAACTTGAAAATCTCTCTTCGGTCATGGAAAATAGGGTTTTAGCAACggaaatatctatttttaaatacCATAAGTTcgtctttttaaaaataaaaaatacaaatacaaatacaaatacaaagtcATCGAAAAATCCATTTTTGAAAAGCCCCGTCTCAGCATCGACAGAAAACCAGTGATAATTGGGCATAATTTTCCTTCTTGAATGgaaaaaatgaacaaaaaataaCGAAAATTACCATTAGTGgaaatcaacaaaaatattaataaatatgcTTCTAAAAATACAATTcaacataatttttcaaaacAGTTTAATTATAAGATAAATGAGCTTataaaatgtttaattaaaataaatttagccacgcataatttaaatataaataaaaaattaaaaaattccagtttaattaaataaatataatcaaaaccctaataaaataatatagacGATGTTGCTTTAAGAAAATTGGTTCATGTATGATTTTACAAATATAAATTGTAGGTTAACATAATGACCGAAGAAGTTAAACCCCACCCTCTCCTCGAGCAGCTTCTTAGTCTTTATTCACATATGGAACAATAGATAACACGGGGTTTGCTGCAAGAAAAAAATATCGATTTTTAAGAAGATCaatcgataaaaaaaataattcacaGAAAAACAAAGCAAGAGAACATCATAAAACCTGTCGATTCTGAACCATTGATAGCACGTGAAGAACGAGCACGCCTCCTCGGAACATGATTATCATCAAATGATACAGGGGGCTGAAATGAAAATTGAGATATGGCAACACCCTCTTGCACAAATTGTGGGTGCTCACCAAGGTACCTAAGTGCATGTATGGCGACTTTAATTTATCGAAATATATGTTTTGGACTTTATGACATATATTGTATGTAGTACATCGGTTATTTATTTGGTGTTTAAAGATCGGAGGATACCTATTAAGTTCCACCATTGAACGCAATCTCTTGTTAGATGGTGTCACATAGTACCTGTTAAGATACAACACATTAAGATGCCAATTGTTGATCACAACAATATAGATGAtaaatcgataaaaaaaatattatctccGTACataatcaacaatttcttgtcaAGACAAAATCATTAAGTATACATACACATCAGCAAATTTCGCGCCTCCTTCTGCTCGAGTTCTTATAATCCGTTGCCAGCCCTTAGGTGTCCGAGGAATGTTGGGCTTGTCCATTGCCCATACCCAGTTTTGATCCTCGTGCTTGACATCAGATTCCTTCTCACATGATATATCAGGCTTCCACTGTCTGGCTATATCACACGTGAAAGGTTGTTCATTGATTGTTTCTCTTATTTCCTCATATTTCTCCTTCGACGGGATGAGCCTCCACTTTGAACACGAGGCGCACTGGACTGTATATGCCCTGACAGATTCCCAAACCTTATTTGCCGAGCTGCTTGGACTTTGTTCCATTTCGAGAATTGCCAATAAAAAGGGAAGAATATTCTATAGTGTCGGTGTCACGATTCCGCATTAATCAAGTTACTAACTAGAACAAAATAAGAATTAGACCTGGATAGTGTAACCTAACTCAATTGTACATAAGCACATACCTAGTTTGAACATAGAACAAATGAGCACGGCTATTTTTGGGAAACCGctgaataaattaaattaaacaaaaacaatGAATTTGGAGATAATTATTGCCTTAGAAGTATATGCTGTTGAATGGGGTCCCCAAGAAACTGATCAACACAAATACTTTCTCTGGAAAATCTGCAAATGTAGCATTTTTCTAGTTCTTTTTTCCTGTAAAATTTCAGATGTTTACTAAGAAAAGACCTCTTTCAAGCACCATCTCAACTAGGTTAACTAACTTGTAAGAGTTTATAATTACGATGCTGCTCAATACATTCAAAATGGACAAATAAAGTATAACTTCTTGCATATGTAGCATACCACCATGGCAAAAAATCGTCGATGAATAAATACTATAGTATGGACTGTTAGTGTCATAATTTAAATCAGCCAACATATTGTTTTATCATATTATGATCATCAAGAAAAGTTTCTAGTAAAGCAACCGCTAGCATATATCAGCAAATAATAAGCCTTGACTACCAAGAAACCAAAGATGAAAGATAAGCAAGACAACATTATGATCCTCTGTCTGAAAAACATTAATGCAGTTTGTAGTAATCTCTACTCGGTACTCATCAAACAAACTATAGGTCTTCAACAAGTCAAACAGACATGCTGCCTATTTCTCTATCCAGCATCAATTGGGCATGTTTAGCTTCATTATTTacattatttagatttttttttctagtaCAGATGCATGCGGTGGGACTAAGCATGCAATATAAGTTCATGTATTTGATTGCAAGAACTAAACCACACAAAATCCTCAATgaattaaaaatacaatatgAGAATATAAATGCTAATTTGTTCTTGAAAACTTTACAACCAAAGAAAATACATATAACTCGGTGCACGCCAACAATTTTTAtacagtttttttaaaacaacaaTTCAAGTTATATCGTGGATGCCTAGTTCAAGATTGACAAGTTTGCCATAGCAGTGTATGGTTAAACAACGAAAATTTGAGTTGCCTGAGCCTTGCGCAAAAAAGAAAAGACTTCACAAAGTTGCATAGACTTGACATATGACATTGCATCTATACTTAAAATATTTAGCGAAGGGAATCAAGATCTAAAGAATGCCCCCGACCAACATATGAATGCAACACATAGTTCACGTGTGAAAATGCCATCTACATGACGCCAAGCAAGGATAAGCCAACTTTGTCATCAGTAACCAAGGGAATGAAATTTACAACCTCATTAGCCATTTAAATGTGTTGCCATAGATGAACAGAATTAAGTAAACTTTGAAATAAGACATAAGTGTTGCTATTTGGTAAACTAGCAACAAAGCTGTCAACATCAAAGTTGACAAAAAAAACTGTCTGTCGAGACTCGAGACACAAAAAAGATGAAAGAATCCAAACATGAAGACAAACTAGATCGCGAAACTTCACAAGTATTCACATTAAAAAATGGAATATTACTAAATTTTCACTCATTAAATAGGATATCCTCTCCAGTAACTTAAGAAAGAGGAAAACTGATAGCCGAGcactgaagaaaacaaaaaaataattttaaaatagaacaaaaattgaatcgtAGACAACAAAAAACAAAGGACTTTAGAATCTATGACTTATAGGAACGGTCATAAACTTCttcagaattttttttagtagTTAAGTAACTGACCTTAACTGTTTCTATAGATAATGATTATATGTTCAATAGCATTGGTTTTAGTAATCGATGCTAAGACTTGCTGGAACCACTTGTAATACGGATAAACCGCTCTTGTAAGTTAGTCGGTTGTCTTCAACCGGTGCATAAACAAAACCTTAAAGGTGTGTAACCATGTATATAGCCGCACGTGTATGCCGGTGTGTGCTTATTACATCGGTCTACCTTTACCTTCCTCTTAATTTGCTGACAATGAAACTGATCAGAAATCTTTGATGCTAAATTCCCCATAATTTCCATGCCAAAGTTGCATATTTTTCCCGTAAAATTTACAGTTCACATTCTATTTCATATGGATAAAAGGAATATCACATTGTCATCTCTCCCGAAAAGCAAACAtgcaaattgaaaattttaaaatgctgTGTATGCTACCTAcatcaaaaatcaaattctACGCATACATGCAAAAAAACGAGCACTctaaatataaatcaacaagaaaaaaataaacaagaagcaaacccatgtttatatatataatcatattgATAACGAAAATGTTTGATTCAAAGACACAATTTCCGTTCCCGTCTGTTTTCGTATGTCACTAGTTATTCAAAAATCAGAAGAATACATTCTTCAAACAACGATATATACAACCaaagttaaaataaaaactaaaagatACACACTTTCAACAAATTCATAAACTGGACATAAAATCACAATCACACACTTGCATGTGTACCTGGGTTGATCAATAAAAAGAACGAATGAGCTTATACATCCCCcaagaaaaattgaagaaaaataataacatcCACAACACAAtgaattaattaagaaaaaccCAGTCGTAATAAAATGATTGAACGCAGAAAAGGGAGCTGGAATGATACCCGTAATTAGATCAGATGAGAAATCACGTGGGTTCTAATCTGGGTCTTCGGGACAGAGGTCAAAAAGGTAGAGGAAGACGAAGAGGTCGGGGATACTGCTAGGGTTTAGTAGTAGGGTTAGGGCAGCGGAGGAAAATAAGGAAAAGGAAACAAGCTAGACAATTGTGATTTTGATGATGCATGcgtcttaaataaatatttaaataaattatgtgtaaggaaatattatttttaaatattaaattttgatttttgattttgtTACTGAAACAAAAAAGTTAGCAACTTGGACATTTCCAACTTCAACAtagaataattttaaaaaccaaAATTGTAAATTTCTCTAAATAAAAAGTAGGAATCCTTAAAAAGTAACTgaaacaataatatatatatatatatatatacttaaaaACTTAATGAGACATTAAGTTTGGAATCTGTCTTTCATGATCGAGAAGTAAAAAATGTTATTATCTtatttgtacaaaattttaattattatgcaTTTGTTAATGTGATTTTTTCTTCTATATTACAAAGTTTACATATACAAGGTAATATAAAATATCTCATAATGAAAATGATTAAACTAGTTCTAAAAGAAGTACACATCTTATTAGAGGACACCTTATAAAACTTATTGGCATTATTTTGGAATACGCATAgtaaatgttaataaaataatttttttggtttatacattatttacttataatcacatatttcatttttctttagaaatatTAAGCTGTTGTGTACATTATAGATAGATTTTGTGAATAAAATCACAACCTATTTGGATAAAGATATTGATGAAGCAATTGTTATTATCCTTCAAATGTGTCGAACATGTATCATGTTATaaaattgtttgtgaatgaaGATTTAGACGAAGTTACTGAATTTTAGAAAAAGTATTTCTCATTagtttttattgaatttgattttaaaatatttatttatcacatgttaaaaaataataatatatatagctTCTCAGAAATTAAAGAACTAAATATGTATTTAGGTTGGTGGTCGACATTAATACATTAAACACGATAAGAACCATGTCATTGTCTTATATTAACACAATTAATCGACATACGTTGTATTTAAGAAAGTCTTTCAAAATTAACGAAAAAATAGTTtctcatattatttttttacaatttaaatatctattatttttttataataattaatttttaataatatcatcaCGTGAATTGCACGGGTTAAATACTAGTTTTTTAGTAACAAcacaaatttatagaaaatgtATAGATATAgaattctttaaaatttaaaagggaTAGGGCAACCGAGCCGAACGGGATGGATTTAATCGGAGCAAATATCTCCGGTTTGGGTTGACAGCCATGAAGTTTATGGAAGCTTTATTTTATGCCATAAATCTGACTAATCTTGATGACATAATACCCAATGACGGCGTAAAACAGGTGCGTGAAATGTGCGGTGGGAATATCGGACGGTGAAAGAGTTTCTGCTTACCACGAAGGCCAGCATGCACCTTTGATGCCACGAGGCATGCAGCGGCGCGGGCGATGCAGCATCAGAATTTGCAGAAGAAGTTGAGATATTTGGGACTGATAAAAAAAGAACAAAGGGTACAATGAGTGAAGGGATATTCTGAATCTTCATGGTTCAATTTAGTTTCTTGGATTGATTGATGATCCCATGGCATAATGGCCGAAATAAATTATAGATGCGGAAACTTATTCTGTATTGCAACGTACAAGGCATTGGCCATTCTCATTAAAATCGAtgccaataattatttttcgtCTATAATCCACTATTTGAGTTTGGTTttatatattgttaaatttcatTCTTAGTCaactatctttattttttttattttgatcattttttcgATATATCGCTGAAATGACTCTGAATGTGACGTAATGTGTGCGGTTCGGTACACATCAACACTCTCGATGAAAATACCAAAATTGCCCGAATAATAAATACAATAGTAAGACTCAATTTCCCGCCGACAGTATCCTTTGATACACATTGAGTAAAGCTTCGGGCATAGTAGTACTCAATTTTGACAATATAGATTACccaaattgttttaaaaaaaatcatttatcaaattttaaaatttatataatagaaTTCATCCTAAAACATTAATGATATTTcctatttaagaaaaattgtaAAATGAGTACATAAATATTTGAGAAGTCAAAATGGAATATCTAATCTATCAATTTGACTCAACGGAGTCGGCACGGCAcgcttaaataataataaagtaatTGTTGTCTGCTTGATCGGAAATTTTTGTTTGGAACATCGGAA
This sequence is a window from Primulina huaijiensis isolate GDHJ02 chromosome 13, ASM1229523v2, whole genome shotgun sequence. Protein-coding genes within it:
- the LOC140991291 gene encoding methyl-CpG-binding domain-containing protein 2-like, coding for MEQSSSSSAKKVWESVRAYTVQCASCSKWRLFPSKEERRETINEQPLTCDIARRWKPDISCEMESDVKREDQSWVWAMDKPNIPRTPGNEYIIRSRAEGGTKFADVYHVTPSNAFDGRTAKCLKLGNI
- the LOC140990902 gene encoding methyl-CpG-binding domain-containing protein 2-like, with the protein product MEQSPSSSANKVWESVRAYTVQCASCSKWRLIPSKEKYEEIRETINEQPFTCDIARQWKPDISCEKESDVKHEDQNWVWAMDKPNIPRTPKGWQRIIRTRAEGGAKFADVYYVTPSNKRLRSMVELNRYLGEHPQFVQEGVAISQFSFQPPVSFDDNHVPRRRARSSRAINGSESTANPVLSIVPYVNKD